A segment of the Campylobacter vulpis genome:
GATTTTATGAAAATCAAAGATTTTACACCCACAAAAGTCTGCAAGCTTACATCAAAGAGCCTTGTTTTAGAAATATTGAAAAATTAAATTTAGAAGATTTAAATTTAGAACGGCTATTTTTAGGGCTTAGGAGCGTTGTGGGTGTGAAAGAAAAAGATTTAAGCTCCGCTCAAAAAGTAAGAGCAAATTTACTTTTAAAAGCAAAAAAACTTCAATTTGAAAGGGGGAGGTATTTTAATAAAAATTTTCTTTTAAGTGATGAATTAGCCCTTTTTATCAGCTCTTAATGCTTACAAGTCTGTATCAAAATTTAACTTGTAATGCCATTTTGAAGATATTTAAAAAATTTTTAAAACCTCTCTAAACCCTAGTTTGTCCTATAAGATTATTAAGTCTATCCATTATAGAATTAACAAAAGAATTGATACTTTCACTACTTGCTTTCCAGCCGTTAGCTTTTGCTTGATTAAACTGATTATCAAACCAAGCTCCACCATTGCCTACATATATATTTTGCCATTTAGCTCCTGTTTCCATCGCATATATACTCGCATCAAGCCAGCCATCTTGTGCATAGCCTTTTAACAAACTTGCAAAATCCACTTTTCCTGTCATAATGTCGTCTAAGGAAGCCAAAGAGCCTTCAAAGCTTTCTTTAAGCATAGCTTCAGCGTAAAACTTAGCCGTAGGATTTAGCGTTGCACTATTTTCTCTTGGTAATGCACCTGTAGATTTTAAAAAACTCATAAATAAAGCTTCCTTAGAATAACTTCCATCTTCATTTTGTGGATAAACTGACATATCAGGATTAAAAGTATCTTTTAAAGTATCTTCATCTAAATTTTGAGTTTGCATACTTTGTGGAGTAAAATTTAACTGTTGCAATCCCGTATTAATATGTGCAAACATACCTAATTGTTCTATTTCTTTATACTGCTCTTGGGTATTATAATAATTTGAAATCGTTAGCTTATCATAACTTTTTGGCATAATGCCTATAGTCTTATCACTAGTTGTAAAGCTTATTCCTTTAGGCAAATTATTTAAATCAGCTTCGCTAAAGCTTGTTCTATTGACATCACCAAAAGTATGATTAATGATTTGGTTAAACTGATTGTAGTATTGTCTAATTGTTTCAGCCATATCTATATTTGTGTAGTATTTATCTATGCCTAAATATTGTTTTTTATCTGAGATATAAGAATTATTTTCAGCTTTTCTTTCTATCTCATCTAAAGTAGATTTATGTATTTTAAAATCTTCGGGTAATCCTGCAGCCTTATTAAAATCACTTCCCATATAGCCATTTTTATCTACGCTGTAACCATAGGCTAAAGATGAAGCATTGTTTAAATCTGCTTGTTTATATTTTAGAGTATGAACGGTATTTTGAAATTCGCTAAATAAGCCATAGTTTGTGTCAAGAGTGGAATTTGAGCCACTATTTAAAACTTCACTTTTTATTAGAGTTTGTGAATTAGCACTTTGAATTTCATTTAATTTACTAGCATTTTGTTTTAAAAAAGCATTAGCAAAACTTATTTTAGAATTCTCTTTACTTTCTTTACTAGCTTTTGCTTGTGAAAGTATAGAACTATAATTTGAGTTATCATTGATACT
Coding sequences within it:
- a CDS encoding Cj0814 family flagellar-dependent secreted protein, which translates into the protein MSIFSINDNSNYSSILSQAKASKESKENSKISFANAFLKQNASKLNEIQSANSQTLIKSEVLNSGSNSTLDTNYGLFSEFQNTVHTLKYKQADLNNASSLAYGYSVDKNGYMGSDFNKAAGLPEDFKIHKSTLDEIERKAENNSYISDKKQYLGIDKYYTNIDMAETIRQYYNQFNQIINHTFGDVNRTSFSEADLNNLPKGISFTTSDKTIGIMPKSYDKLTISNYYNTQEQYKEIEQLGMFAHINTGLQQLNFTPQSMQTQNLDEDTLKDTFNPDMSVYPQNEDGSYSKEALFMSFLKSTGALPRENSATLNPTAKFYAEAMLKESFEGSLASLDDIMTGKVDFASLLKGYAQDGWLDASIYAMETGAKWQNIYVGNGGAWFDNQFNQAKANGWKASSESINSFVNSIMDRLNNLIGQTRV